AGGGTAGAATTACATAGTTTAATAGATAATAGGCTAAGATGTGAGAAGGAGTGGTAAAGAAAGGATAAGACGTAGTTTTCCAAACCAAACAGAGAGGAttaagaaatttaaatgaaagactatcttatgaatttttttaatgacgGAGTCTTATGATTTCAATGAGAGTTGAAATAGTACATCAGGAACAAAAGTGAATATTTGATTGTTGGTTCATTGTTTTCAAAACTTGATTTAAATAAGTGGATATTTGTAAAAGACTCTTGAGTTATGAATCTAGAACAAAAGGAAGAACAAAACTTGATTTAAATAAGTGGATTTTTGGATGGAATCTTATGATTTCAATGAGTTGAAATAGTACCACTTAAATGCATAAGCATTCAATTGTATAATTACGCAATACAAAACTTGAATCGTAAAAGATTGAATATTAATCAGTTATGTAATGAGCAAATCAACAATTATAATACTACTAATCACTAAAGTTTGCTTAAGTATATAATGACGTGAGGAATCCCACATCTATAAGATTAGGCCTAATACACTTCATAACCATTATTAtgttcaatatttttaatccaacCAATACTTCAATTCAATCCTACAAAGGGTCAGAAAATGAAGCTCAAGACCTATTTTTAGAAATAATAGAATGAATTATGCATGAGGAATTAGAAAAACCAATGCAATAATTCAAATAACTATTTTAGGACTATTTGAGGTATGTTAAAAAAGATGATGACAATTTGAATcggtatatatataaaaaattgaacattCATGTTGCTGGACTCTCATGCAAGCCATACAACATTCCCGTGATACTGACCAACATTAGAACCCGAAGTTAAAGACTTAGCAATCCCTGACAGCTGGGGGTTTGTAATCTCTTTACaagatgaaaataatttgatccaTTGGATTGTAATTTATATCACATTGTTTCCTTATAGTTAACATAAATTGTGaaatgaggagtgctagcaacacactctttaacaaacacactctaacacactctcttctattggttaaaatttatatgggtcccataaaagttatatgggtccacatttttttatgggactcatgtgaatttcaaccaataaaagagagtgtgttggagtgtgtttgttaaagagtgtgttgctagcattattcattgTGAAATTGGGCTgactcttttattttgtttttgtcttcaCTTATTTATCAAGATGGCTGGAGTATTAGCATTTAGGAGCCTAGCTCCCAAGACAAAGAATTTCATAGTTGCCGGGGGTTTGACAACTTTTGTCTTTGGGGCATACTTCTACACGATGAGAGCTGTCGGAGGTACCGATGAACTACAGGTAGCAATAGATAAGTTTGAAGCAGACAAGAGCAGCATTAAAGAGGGTGAAGCAAGCATTCCATCAAAAGTCTAAAGCTAGTTGCTTACAGAACAAAAATGACACTACTTTGGTTGTTGTCACTGTTTTGGTTTGAAATCAAAGCTTGAAAACCCTCCTCAgcatgaaaatatttaaaaagtgattttgaatcttgtatttaataaattttaggaTAAAACAGTTCCTGCTGTTGTCCAATTGAAGCATAACAGTTGGATTATATGTTACAGGTGAGTTAATAGCAGCTAATTAATGATGTTAAACTTTATTTTCCACCATTACCAGCTGAAGTTAAGGTTTCCTCGTAATCACTGTTCATGTTCTCTATTTCACATATACCCATGAATATTGTTTGCAGACCCAAGTTCTTTCAAGATGGAGAATCTAAGCATGGTTACAGAACTGCATAGAGTTCAATAATTTAACATAACTGTAAATCATCTCGGACGGTTAATCATGTTTGGTTgtaaaagataaagaaaagtTAAACATTGGTTCATGAAACCAATTACGGAGTATGCTATAACATATTCTTTATCTGGCTATGTTTGTCTCACTGATTAATAAATGGTGTCATTTTCATTCCAAGCTTTTAAGTATCTGTTTGTTATGTTCAGATAACTTTACAACTTAAAGAACTAAATTTTCTTCTAAGAAGTAAATTGGCATTATCGTTCTTAGAATTGTTATGAACGAAACAATTTAGTTactcaaaatagttttttttttttttttttttttgactaaaaataaaggatattcattcattcaaactgatagaATACATcaatgtaatacaaattcaaatttgctaaaaacaaaaaggatgaatctgcaaacaaactcacagcattcatgttaatagcataaaacggcaaattacataagcctacatatatgactatattgaagtgtctggaatgtccatgcccccagatctgcagcgttgatgacacaaaagtcgacattggatagatttgtacttgatcggatctaatccttcaacctgaaacaaatgaacaccgcacaaagacgggaaaacaaaatacaccgcacagggacggcacaacagaatacactgcacaaggacgggataacaaataacacaaaaccaaacaaatatgtgaaaaatcacatttatttaataacgagaaagaaaaaacaatttggagggaCGGACACGGACATGATGTAAATCAAGGTTCATAATAGGAGTTTGGAGAATGTAAATGACGTCTTCCACTTGCCACTTtgaaatcaaattcaattaacaCATGTTATAGATGTTAGGATTGAACAAGCTGGAAGTCGAAAAGAATTTCCCacaacctatgaagcacggacacggacaccagacacgacacggacactgacacgtcgacaccgataaaatttttaaaaaatgacataatttagtgtaatcataagtgtttgtgtcggtgtcggacacgaacacgcctaatctgaggagtgtcggtgcttcctagttTCAAGAGTATTTCAAGATGCAATTTTACACATAAAATTAGACACAAATTTGTTACGTCGACCACAAATCACCCATCACAATCATCAGTAAAATGTGTAGTGTTGATTCCTCTAGAAGCCTCGAGTTCTTGCAATTCAACCATAATATGTCATCAACATGATTGATTATTGAATCCAAAGCTTCTCTCCCATATTTGATCGACGAGAAAATATGAGCATATTTATATCTTTCGAAAGAGTCCAATTTCACAATAGATTATCATTTAAGTGATCCTCtccccaaaaatatttttaaagatagtttatgaaaaatacAATAATGTACAAGTGAAACAAGTCTTGCATCATACACAATTTAATTTTCaccattaaattaataaatctcGTCATTAAATCAAATGAGATATTATATTAGTATATGGAACTAGTTTTGCAAGCGTATAATCCATCAAACGGTTTAGAATATGCCAaatggaacttttttttttttcactttaaaaaaaagCGCTTAAGCAGCacaaaaattcattttccaACGAGAAAGCGTTGCATCTTGCTACTGTTGCGACGCTGTGCTTCCGCTTCTACACCCCGTTGACTATATCTGCGCCGTCGCTATCTGATTGCTGACTTTGTTGATTTGCATTACAGCAGCAACGATTCATTATTATCTTTCCATAAACTATGGAAGAAAAAGTGTGTGAATGTTCTTCAAATGAGAATAGTGATTATGATGATGACGAGTTCTATTTGCAAAATGCAAGTGATGAAGAAGACTTTCAATTTTCACCTGGTTCCTTGCCCAAGTTGCAGTTCAGGTCAagcttcttttttattttttatttttagcactGTAAC
This genomic interval from Trifolium pratense cultivar HEN17-A07 linkage group LG6, ARS_RC_1.1, whole genome shotgun sequence contains the following:
- the LOC123888294 gene encoding uncharacterized protein LOC123888294 gives rise to the protein MAGVLAFRSLAPKTKNFIVAGGLTTFVFGAYFYTMRAVGGTDELQVAIDKFEADKSSIKEGEASIPSKV